A stretch of Methanoregula sp. UBA64 DNA encodes these proteins:
- a CDS encoding DUF3821 domain-containing protein — MVQKIAIRGLILIGILLLLCVPAVAGDLRTISQGNTVFLGESNLNVAPAMGSDTQIGWWASGAAIATSSPDVKIPVSNPSSFYVLPSQFGAYTGSWYRLNAAGNADGVAFLVADPSLAIRVEDTTVNVDVTDRWVPRGDEVRFRIDSNLDAISIQRGASAPVTLKVQSPNGGVFTALMNSAGTTTSLENIGITTSSQYYQTNPIWDTGNALYPAGSYTIWAECNVNSMNDEYGATGKTKSQTTHLLNQDQNPLIAVNVPTTSPTTQVTPVSTTKKPSTTVTTATQTPKTMVTSAATTAPAITTTAPAVPVTTGATTSPTFAPGFDVAVSLIAIAALLLFVVKREQ, encoded by the coding sequence ATGGTACAGAAGATCGCGATACGGGGACTTATCCTCATTGGAATTTTGCTCCTGCTGTGCGTGCCGGCAGTAGCCGGAGACCTCAGGACAATCTCGCAGGGAAATACGGTGTTTCTCGGGGAAAGCAATCTGAATGTCGCACCCGCAATGGGAAGCGATACACAGATCGGGTGGTGGGCATCCGGTGCAGCGATAGCAACAAGCTCGCCCGATGTAAAAATACCGGTCTCAAACCCCTCCAGCTTCTATGTCCTTCCTTCGCAGTTCGGTGCATATACCGGTTCATGGTACCGGTTGAATGCAGCGGGGAATGCTGATGGCGTGGCATTTTTAGTTGCAGATCCGTCACTTGCCATCCGGGTAGAGGATACAACGGTCAATGTCGACGTAACGGATCGATGGGTCCCCCGCGGCGATGAGGTAAGGTTCCGGATTGACTCTAATCTTGATGCGATCTCTATCCAGAGGGGAGCTTCGGCACCCGTCACCTTAAAAGTTCAGTCTCCAAACGGAGGTGTTTTCACAGCACTCATGAACTCAGCCGGGACAACAACATCCTTGGAAAACATCGGGATAACCACCTCGTCACAGTACTATCAGACAAATCCTATCTGGGATACCGGCAACGCGCTCTACCCTGCGGGATCCTATACGATCTGGGCCGAATGCAATGTTAACAGCATGAACGATGAGTACGGTGCCACCGGCAAGACCAAGAGCCAGACCACACACCTACTCAACCAGGACCAGAACCCGCTCATAGCCGTGAATGTTCCTACTACAAGTCCTACAACACAGGTTACTCCGGTCAGTACCACCAAAAAACCGTCAACAACGGTAACTACGGCAACCCAGACTCCGAAGACTATGGTGACGAGTGCTGCCACCACGGCACCTGCCATTACGACAACGGCGCCTGCAGTACCGGTAACCACCGGAGCAACGACCTCCCCCACGTTCGCTCCGGGCTTTGATGTGGCGGTCTCCCTGATCGCAATAGCTGCCCTTCTGCTCTTCGTGGTAAAAAGAGAGCAGTAA
- the glmM gene encoding phosphoglucosamine mutase — protein MNKPERIYTKMTVKKMSKQLFGTNGVRGIVGKEITPQLALRIGEALGTMRPGCIAVGMDTRTSGPALINAVKAGLMATGCDVVDCGILPTPALQYIVKGQYAGGAMITASHNPPEYNGIKIIEADGTEMGDEETIKLEGLLDKSTTLETQSWDRVGKETPGAHLVDTYVRSITSHFKGLPGKGITVVVDPGSGAACTTTPAILQALGCRVLTINGIMDGTFPGRLPEPSAEGLKGLAALVVASKAAFGIAHDGDADRAVFIDETGAFVEENHEFALIAQHICKTAKGTIVTPVSTSQMVEMVAEKEGCRVQYTPVGSIYVARTMRELIEAGEPVIFGGEGNGGLIFPAHQFCRDGGMTAATMVALLAETGSTLSELVRKLPARHMIKEKIATPHGSLLIDKLAEHYRHESIDRTDGLKIKRKNEWALIRASGTEPLVRIMVDSPDAASGRALYQEIRERVDKILKPGS, from the coding sequence ATGAACAAACCGGAACGGATCTACACGAAGATGACCGTAAAAAAGATGTCAAAACAGCTGTTCGGGACAAACGGCGTCCGGGGGATCGTTGGTAAGGAGATCACGCCCCAGCTGGCGCTCCGCATTGGCGAAGCCCTTGGTACCATGCGGCCCGGATGTATCGCGGTAGGAATGGATACCAGGACATCCGGCCCGGCTCTTATCAATGCAGTCAAGGCAGGACTCATGGCAACCGGCTGTGATGTTGTTGACTGCGGAATCCTCCCCACCCCGGCTCTCCAGTATATTGTAAAAGGACAGTATGCCGGCGGCGCAATGATTACCGCCTCGCACAACCCTCCCGAATATAACGGCATAAAAATTATCGAAGCCGATGGCACCGAGATGGGCGACGAGGAAACGATAAAACTCGAAGGGTTACTGGACAAATCCACTACTCTCGAAACACAATCATGGGATCGCGTAGGCAAAGAGACGCCCGGGGCCCACCTGGTCGATACCTATGTCCGGTCAATTACCTCCCATTTCAAAGGACTGCCGGGGAAAGGCATAACCGTTGTTGTTGACCCGGGGTCGGGCGCAGCATGCACTACAACACCCGCAATTCTCCAGGCTCTGGGCTGCAGGGTTCTCACCATCAACGGGATCATGGACGGAACCTTTCCCGGGCGCCTGCCGGAACCTTCGGCTGAAGGCTTAAAAGGACTGGCTGCACTTGTCGTGGCAAGCAAAGCAGCATTCGGAATTGCCCATGACGGAGATGCCGACCGCGCGGTTTTCATTGATGAGACGGGAGCGTTTGTCGAAGAGAATCATGAATTTGCCCTGATCGCACAACACATCTGTAAAACGGCAAAGGGAACGATAGTGACACCGGTCAGCACTTCGCAGATGGTGGAAATGGTTGCAGAAAAGGAGGGGTGTCGGGTCCAGTACACCCCTGTCGGGAGTATCTATGTGGCCCGGACCATGCGGGAATTGATCGAGGCCGGGGAGCCGGTCATCTTTGGAGGGGAAGGAAACGGCGGCCTGATCTTCCCTGCGCACCAGTTCTGCCGCGACGGGGGAATGACCGCGGCGACAATGGTAGCACTTCTGGCAGAAACGGGAAGCACCCTGTCCGAGCTTGTCCGCAAATTACCCGCACGGCACATGATTAAGGAGAAGATAGCAACCCCTCATGGATCGCTCCTTATCGATAAACTGGCAGAACACTACCGGCATGAATCTATTGACAGGACCGATGGCCTGAAGATCAAACGGAAGAACGAATGGGCGTTGATCCGGGCATCGGGCACCGAACCTCTCGTCAGGATCATGGTCGATTCTCCGGATGCCGCATCGGGCAGGGCATTGTATCAGGAGATCCGTGAACGTGTTGATAAAATCCTGAAACCCGGTTCCTGA
- the mobB gene encoding molybdopterin-guanine dinucleotide biosynthesis protein B, whose product MKIIQVAGRANTGKTTFIRNLIPELKRRGRVGVIKHLGDHEFPLDAGKDTTLFFEGGADISVGIDAKKTVIALHSDDLDTTLSYLKSSGIDFAVIEGFKARRFPKIVVGDLPSDTCILRNPSVNDVIASLSAFEDY is encoded by the coding sequence ATGAAGATAATCCAGGTAGCCGGCCGGGCAAATACCGGAAAAACCACGTTTATCCGGAATCTCATCCCCGAACTGAAACGCCGTGGGCGGGTAGGCGTGATCAAACACCTCGGCGACCATGAATTTCCCCTCGATGCAGGAAAGGACACCACCCTCTTTTTTGAAGGTGGTGCAGACATTTCAGTCGGGATCGATGCCAAAAAAACCGTCATCGCACTCCACTCGGACGATCTGGATACCACCCTGTCCTACCTCAAATCATCCGGGATCGATTTCGCCGTAATCGAAGGCTTCAAAGCACGCAGGTTCCCGAAGATCGTTGTCGGCGACCTCCCCAGCGATACCTGCATACTGAGAAACCCTTCCGTAAACGACGTAATTGCATCCCTTTCGGCATTCGAAGACTATTAA
- a CDS encoding DUF5806 family protein → MDDSVIQQEINKYRKFKKVDGATYRKVNQFLRKRTYITAREWALARLCTDFRTSGGAEMTFIGKHLPELVPFMEEPYSPQAVNQARHSFKKKVRKASATFFYGAMCGFFTTDELDDLLFEASEVSRFLLEVEGTTLDIDEEIDIEDRITRVMRSVGETAKTILKTRAEEENSPEPTPGSDGSPAILPQNTPKNSAERPGPSPELPGTPLPAEPVQEPDPVDPAAPDTATGNPP, encoded by the coding sequence ATGGACGATTCAGTAATTCAACAGGAGATTAATAAATACCGGAAATTCAAAAAAGTCGACGGCGCCACCTACCGGAAAGTCAACCAGTTCTTACGGAAACGCACGTATATCACCGCACGGGAATGGGCGCTTGCCAGGTTATGCACGGATTTCAGGACATCCGGCGGGGCAGAGATGACGTTTATCGGAAAACACCTCCCCGAACTCGTCCCCTTCATGGAAGAGCCGTACAGCCCGCAGGCCGTCAACCAGGCCCGGCATTCTTTCAAGAAAAAAGTCCGTAAGGCAAGTGCTACCTTTTTTTACGGGGCCATGTGCGGATTCTTTACCACCGACGAGCTGGACGATCTCCTGTTTGAAGCAAGCGAGGTCTCACGGTTCCTCCTTGAAGTCGAAGGAACAACCCTTGATATCGATGAAGAGATCGACATCGAGGACCGGATCACCCGGGTGATGCGGAGCGTCGGGGAAACCGCAAAAACGATCTTAAAGACGCGTGCAGAAGAAGAGAACTCGCCCGAACCCACCCCGGGATCAGATGGTTCACCGGCCATACTCCCACAAAATACCCCGAAAAACTCCGCGGAGAGACCGGGGCCCTCCCCGGAATTACCAGGTACACCCCTGCCCGCAGAACCAGTACAAGAACCAGACCCCGTAGATCCTGCCGCTCCTGATACTGCGACAGGAAACCCCCCATGA
- a CDS encoding helix-turn-helix domain-containing protein — protein sequence MVTDPQFLTPKEVAGILGVHPKTVHQWLRTGKLPGTKISYRAWRISRSAFEQFIAQSSNRSSTYGKPAAREEQGTFPQDPAHPQDKTLPDPGNLDPTIKMKHYIRDIMGEDSPDHNKI from the coding sequence ATGGTAACCGATCCGCAGTTTCTGACCCCAAAAGAAGTGGCAGGAATACTAGGCGTCCATCCAAAGACGGTCCACCAGTGGCTCCGGACAGGAAAATTACCCGGGACCAAAATATCGTACCGTGCATGGCGTATCTCCCGCTCCGCATTCGAACAATTCATAGCCCAGAGCAGCAATAGGTCTTCCACGTACGGCAAGCCGGCCGCCCGTGAGGAACAAGGAACTTTTCCACAGGATCCCGCTCACCCGCAGGACAAGACGCTGCCGGATCCAGGGAACTTAGATCCCACCATAAAAATGAAACACTATATCCGCGATATCATGGGGGAAGATTCCCCGGATCATAATAAGATCTGA
- a CDS encoding recombinase family protein — MIKIGYVRVSREDQNAENQILLLIEEGLSRDSIYVDHISGISMMQERAGFSKMMQFIQDHHGETITLYVFEISRLGRSFIETLNMVRTLEESGTRVWSLSPAESWSRIDDKKLRDLMLSIFSWVADRERENLIERTKLGIARARAEGTPLGRPKRSIPWKKVRELEEKKISLAAISRMLDIPYTTLYRHYAQKKDDDGSAH, encoded by the coding sequence ATGATAAAGATTGGATATGTCCGGGTGTCCCGGGAAGATCAGAACGCAGAGAACCAGATCCTGCTCCTTATTGAGGAGGGACTCTCCCGGGATTCCATCTATGTCGATCATATCTCCGGGATATCAATGATGCAGGAACGGGCGGGTTTTTCAAAGATGATGCAGTTTATCCAGGATCATCACGGGGAGACGATTACCCTCTACGTTTTCGAGATTTCCCGTCTGGGGAGATCGTTTATCGAGACCCTGAATATGGTACGCACCCTGGAAGAGTCCGGGACCCGGGTCTGGTCGCTCTCCCCTGCAGAATCGTGGAGCAGGATCGACGACAAAAAATTGCGGGACCTGATGCTCTCGATATTTTCCTGGGTTGCTGACCGGGAGCGCGAAAACCTTATCGAACGGACCAAACTGGGGATAGCACGGGCACGGGCTGAAGGAACTCCTCTCGGACGCCCGAAACGCTCGATTCCCTGGAAAAAAGTCCGGGAACTGGAAGAAAAGAAGATCTCCCTTGCCGCCATTTCACGGATGCTGGACATTCCATATACAACGCTGTACCGTCACTATGCCCAAAAGAAGGATGACGATGGTTCGGCTCACTGA
- the xerA gene encoding site-specific tyrosine recombinase/integron integrase, whose amino-acid sequence MDSGYFSEWLKSYRNYLRMRNYSKRTLDSYEQVIKHFGYYVWLRRHTEITKLVFFWKDFENARLDTGVDVPPAMITDFLSFVSTMRTYKPKTFHRIISTLSSFYRFLCVQGVVVTNPLSGIERPRIKQQEIKYLKHSQVLRLIDSIEDPRDKLIVRTIYSTGVRVSELCNMNIEDIDFEEHTIRILGKGDKIRIVFVDDETLSEIRAYIGNQIAGPLFIGQQGKHISPRAIQHIFRNYAPPGITPHKIRHSYASELYRRSKNLRVVQENLGHTSIKTTEVYLHTDIDERRQVYQQFFPLSNDTE is encoded by the coding sequence ATGGATAGCGGGTATTTTTCTGAGTGGCTTAAAAGCTACCGGAACTACCTGCGGATGCGGAACTACTCCAAGCGGACGCTCGACAGCTACGAGCAGGTAATCAAACATTTCGGCTACTATGTCTGGCTCCGCCGCCATACCGAGATCACCAAGCTCGTCTTCTTCTGGAAGGATTTTGAGAATGCACGACTGGACACCGGCGTCGATGTCCCGCCTGCCATGATCACGGACTTCCTCTCTTTTGTATCAACGATGCGGACCTACAAACCCAAGACCTTCCACCGGATCATCTCGACACTGAGCTCGTTTTACCGTTTCCTCTGTGTCCAGGGCGTTGTCGTAACAAATCCCTTAAGCGGCATCGAGCGCCCGCGGATCAAACAACAGGAGATAAAATACCTCAAGCACAGCCAGGTCCTCCGTCTGATCGATTCCATAGAGGACCCCCGGGACAAACTGATTGTCCGGACTATTTATTCAACGGGTGTCCGGGTCTCCGAGCTCTGCAACATGAATATCGAGGATATCGATTTCGAGGAACATACCATCCGTATCCTGGGTAAAGGCGATAAGATCCGGATTGTTTTTGTCGATGATGAGACCCTCTCAGAGATCCGGGCATATATCGGCAACCAGATCGCCGGCCCCCTCTTTATCGGGCAGCAGGGTAAGCACATATCCCCGCGTGCAATCCAGCATATCTTCAGGAATTATGCCCCCCCGGGGATTACGCCCCATAAGATCCGGCACAGCTATGCAAGCGAACTTTACCGGCGTTCGAAGAACCTCCGGGTTGTCCAGGAGAACCTCGGTCACACTTCGATAAAGACAACGGAGGTCTACCTCCATACCGATATCGACGAACGCCGCCAGGTGTACCAGCAGTTCTTCCCTCTCTCAAACGATACTGAGTAA
- a CDS encoding potassium channel family protein: protein MTNSIGLRFRIYFAILVVVIVAGILGMIAFEHRTPLDSLYFVVVTIATVGFGDIYPETAAGKLLTIGIILVGVGCFVGLAASALDLMIEKRERETRMQNLNMVIGVFFSETGTRLLRCFSAHDPAVGNIRSVLVVSDSWSDDDFSRAASALTAHTGTLDSRTVDLPKLKAFLSSRKDFLLSLFENPQIIEHEEFTPLLQAVFHLAEELSARKSLDGLPASDYAHLSGDISRVYRLLIPEWLVYMRHLKKHYPYLFSLAMRTNPFDADASVIVRK from the coding sequence GTGACAAACTCCATCGGGCTGCGGTTCCGGATCTACTTTGCCATCCTCGTTGTTGTCATTGTTGCGGGCATACTCGGGATGATCGCGTTTGAACACCGGACTCCGCTTGATTCCCTGTACTTCGTAGTGGTGACCATTGCAACGGTGGGTTTTGGAGATATCTATCCTGAGACCGCCGCCGGCAAACTGCTCACAATCGGCATTATTCTCGTGGGTGTCGGCTGTTTTGTCGGCCTTGCAGCATCGGCACTCGATCTCATGATCGAAAAGCGGGAGCGGGAGACCCGGATGCAAAACCTCAACATGGTAATCGGGGTCTTCTTTTCAGAGACCGGGACCCGGCTGCTCCGGTGCTTTTCAGCACACGATCCTGCGGTCGGGAATATCCGATCCGTCCTTGTCGTATCCGATTCCTGGAGCGATGATGATTTTTCCCGGGCTGCTTCTGCCCTGACTGCGCATACCGGAACCCTCGACAGCAGGACCGTTGACCTTCCAAAACTCAAGGCATTCCTGTCATCCCGTAAGGATTTCCTGCTCTCCCTCTTTGAGAACCCCCAGATCATCGAACACGAGGAGTTTACACCCCTCCTCCAGGCAGTATTCCATCTTGCAGAAGAATTGTCGGCAAGAAAATCCCTTGACGGACTGCCGGCATCCGATTATGCTCACCTGTCGGGGGATATATCCCGGGTTTACCGGCTGCTTATTCCGGAATGGCTTGTCTACATGCGGCACTTAAAGAAGCATTACCCGTACCTCTTCTCCCTTGCAATGCGGACCAACCCCTTTGATGCGGATGCTTCTGTAATTGTCAGAAAATAA
- a CDS encoding histidine kinase N-terminal 7TM domain-containing protein: MVVLLLSCGILSAGFAVIGYYNRALPIARPFVLFMAAETVWLLGSACELMSTQLQTVLLINNIEYPAMMTVPVALLFIAFVYSGREHYLTKKIVPLFFIVPALVCLLVYTNPVHLLYYTGFHMETGGGTLIWVYDHGPLFLILIAYNYVVGLAALFLVAGRYLSGHKFYRWESIILVIAAAIPFLLNIAYILHAAPLPDYDLTPVAFFLTGVIISAGLLRYQLFSAVPVAYSRVFSTLHDGVFVLDKEFRVIDLNPAAEQLTGMRAASAIGKNLASLVPETAGIYRPPDQKIPEQEIQIIHDDTPRFYDVQMIPLDPEGTGSKGYLCIFREVTGRKQAELSLLTANKKINLLTRITRHDLENKLMIVHGYIALLRKPLSPEALSEYLEKQEAAVNAMHEQLAFTREYQQLGSRAPIWQNVDTIIRRAKTQVFFDQVRFAITVESTEVYADQMLERVFYNLLDNAIRYGGKNLTAVTVTSYPDSGALVIAVEDDGVGIPAEDQERLFEQGFGKHTGLGLFLSREILMLTDIAIDQTNPPGKGARFEIRIPPGKFRPASGDHRQ; the protein is encoded by the coding sequence ATGGTAGTGCTTCTGCTTTCCTGCGGGATCCTCTCTGCAGGTTTCGCGGTCATCGGGTACTACAACCGTGCTCTCCCAATCGCCCGGCCGTTTGTCCTCTTTATGGCAGCTGAGACCGTCTGGCTGTTGGGTTCGGCATGCGAGCTGATGAGCACCCAGCTCCAGACGGTCCTTTTGATCAACAATATCGAATACCCGGCAATGATGACCGTGCCGGTAGCACTGCTCTTTATTGCCTTTGTCTACTCCGGCAGGGAGCATTATCTCACAAAAAAGATCGTCCCGCTCTTCTTTATTGTCCCTGCGCTGGTCTGCCTCCTCGTCTATACCAACCCCGTGCATCTGCTCTACTACACGGGGTTCCATATGGAGACGGGAGGGGGTACCCTGATCTGGGTCTACGATCACGGGCCGCTGTTTTTGATCCTGATTGCATACAACTATGTCGTTGGCCTGGCTGCCCTCTTCCTGGTGGCCGGGAGGTACCTCTCGGGACATAAATTCTATCGCTGGGAGTCCATTATTCTGGTAATTGCAGCAGCTATCCCGTTCCTTCTCAATATTGCCTATATCCTCCACGCAGCACCCTTACCGGACTACGACCTGACACCCGTGGCGTTCTTCCTGACCGGGGTCATCATCTCGGCAGGACTGCTCCGGTACCAGCTCTTCTCTGCCGTGCCGGTTGCCTACTCCCGCGTATTCTCGACACTCCACGACGGCGTTTTTGTTCTGGACAAAGAATTCCGGGTCATTGACCTCAATCCCGCAGCAGAACAGCTCACCGGCATGCGGGCTGCATCTGCGATAGGCAAAAACCTTGCATCCCTTGTTCCCGAGACCGCAGGGATCTACCGCCCCCCAGATCAGAAAATACCGGAACAGGAGATCCAGATCATTCATGACGACACGCCCCGGTTTTACGATGTCCAGATGATCCCGCTCGATCCTGAAGGTACAGGCTCAAAAGGATACCTGTGCATCTTTCGGGAGGTGACCGGCCGCAAGCAGGCGGAACTCTCGCTCCTTACGGCCAACAAGAAGATCAACCTCCTCACCCGGATCACCCGCCATGATCTGGAGAACAAACTGATGATCGTGCATGGCTATATCGCGCTCCTCCGTAAACCCCTTTCTCCCGAGGCCCTGTCTGAATACCTGGAAAAACAGGAGGCTGCGGTAAATGCCATGCACGAACAGCTCGCTTTCACGCGGGAGTACCAGCAGCTTGGCTCCCGTGCCCCGATATGGCAGAACGTCGATACAATCATCCGCCGGGCAAAGACCCAGGTCTTCTTCGATCAGGTCAGGTTTGCGATCACGGTCGAATCCACCGAGGTCTATGCCGACCAGATGCTGGAGCGGGTCTTCTATAACCTGCTCGACAATGCCATACGGTACGGCGGCAAAAACCTGACTGCCGTTACCGTGACATCGTATCCTGATAGCGGGGCACTGGTTATCGCAGTGGAGGACGACGGGGTCGGAATCCCGGCAGAAGACCAGGAACGGTTATTCGAGCAGGGATTTGGAAAACATACTGGTCTTGGTCTCTTCCTCTCCCGCGAGATCCTCATGCTTACGGATATCGCAATCGACCAGACGAACCCGCCGGGCAAAGGGGCGCGGTTCGAGATCCGCATTCCCCCGGGGAAATTCCGCCCCGCATCGGGGGATCACAGGCAGTAA